DNA from Pseudomonas putida:
CGACCGCGACGAAGAAGTGGCCAAGCTGCACAGCGGCAAGGCCAAGTATTCAAGCATCTTCAACTACCCCACCCTCAGCTGGGCCGACATGGGCGCAGTGGGCTGGCTGGTAGATGGCGCGGCCATCGTCAACCAGGTGGTGCTGCAACGCACCTCCTACGGCCCCTACTCCCGCGCCATGATCCGTATCTGCAAGGAAGAGAGCTTCCACCAGCGCCAGGGCTACGAAATGCTCCTGACCATGATGCGTCATGGCACCCAGGCCCAGAAGGACATGGTCCAGGACGCCATCAACCGCCTGTGGTGGCCTGCGCTGATGATGTTCGGCCCCAGCGACGAACACTCGCCCAACAGCGCCCAGTCGATGGCCTGGAAGATCAAGCGCCAGACCAACGACGAGCTGCGCCAGCGTTTCATCGACCAGACCGTGCCACAGCTCGAGCTACTTGGCTGCACTGCCCCGGACCCTGAGCTGAAGTGGAACGCCGAACGCGGCCATTACGACTTCGGCGAAATCCAGTGGGACGAATTCTACGAAGTGATCAAGGGCAATGGCCCGTGCAACCTGGAACGTGTCGCCACTCGGCGCAACGCCATCGAGAGCGGTGCCTGGGTACGCGAGGCCGCCGTGGCCTACGCGCGCAAGCAACAGAACAAGAACGCCGCCTGAGCGGCGATTGATGCGGAGATCGAAAATGTCTGTCTGGACCCTCTACGAAGTGTTCGTGCGCAGCAAGCACGGCCTTAACCACAAGCATGTCGGCAGCGTGCACGCTGCCGATGCCGCCATGGCCATCGAGAACGCCCGCGAGCTGTACACCCGCCGCAGCGAAGGCGTGAGCCTGTGGGTGGTGCCTTCGGCGCTGATCACCGCCTCCTCCCCCGACGAGAAAGACCCGCTGTTCGCCCCCTCGGACGATAAGGTCTATCGCCATGCCAGCTTCTATGAGCTGCCCGACGAAGTCGGACACATGTGAGGTTGGCCATGCATAAAGAAGCCCTTATTCCTTACCTGCTGCTGCTCGGCGACAGTGCCCTGGTGCAGGGCCAGCGCCTTTGCGAATGGTGTGGCCGTGCGCCTGCCATCGAAGAAGAGCTGGCCTTGATGAACGTCGGCCTCGACCTGGTCGGGCAGGCGCGCAACTGGCTGGAGTATGCCGCCGAGCTGCTCGATGACGGCCGTGATGCCGATGCCCTGGCTTTGCGCCGTGACGAGCGCGCCTACCGCAACCTGCTGCTGGTCGAGCAACCCAACGGCGACTTTGCCGTGACCATGACCAAGCAGTTTCTCTACGACGCCTGGCACTTCGCCGTGCTTCAGGGGCTGGTCGAGTCCAGCGATGCGCGTGTCGCCGGCATCGCCGCCAAGGCCCTGAAGGAAGTCACCTACCACTTGCGCCGCTCCAGCGAGTGGGTACAACGCCTGGGTGATGGCACCGAAGAAAGCCGCCAGCGCATGCTCGCCGCTATCCCGTCACTGTGGCGTTTCACTGTCGAACTCACGACCGGCAGCGACAACGAAGTGCATTTGGCCGAAGCCGGTATCGGCGCCAACCCTGCCGCTGTCGGTGCCGCCTGGCTCCAACAGGTCACAACGACCTTCACTTCGGTCGAGCTGCCGCTGCCCAAGGCCGCCAGCCATTTCTACCTGGATGGCCGCAAAGGGCTGCACACCGAGCACTTGGGCCTGCTGCTGGCCGAGATGCAGTTCCTGCCAAGGGCCTACCCCGATGCAACCTGGTGAGCTGATTGCCGGCGACCGCGGTGCGCGGGCGCTGCAAGGGGGCGACCTGGCACGCGCCTGGGCGGTATTGGGCCAGGTCATGGACCCGGAAGTCCCGGTGGTCAGCGTGGTCGACCTAGGGATCGTGCGCGACCTCGACTGGCGGGCCGGCCACCTGCACCTGGTGGTCACCCCGACCTACTCCGGTTGCCCGGCCACCGAGGTGATCGAGGGTGATATCCGCCAGGCGCTGGAGCAGGCCGGTTTCGCCGCACCAGCGCTTGAGCGCCGGCTGACCCCGGCCTGGAGCACTGACTGGATCACCGAGCTGGGCCGCGAGCGCCTGCGTGCTTATGGCATCGCACCGCCGCAAGGCAGCGCCAGCAAACGCAGCCTGCTTGGCGAAGCGCCTCAGGTGTGCTGCCCGCAATGCGGCAGCACCCATACCGAATTGCTCAGCCAGTTCGGTTCCACGGCCTGCAAGGCGCTTTACCGCTGCCGCGAGTGCCTGGAGCCGTTCGACTATTTCAAATGCATTTGAGCCGTGGAGAACGCCATGAGCCAGTTTCACAGCCTGACCATCAAGCAAGTGCGCAACGAGACCCGTGATGCGGTGTCGATCGCCTTCGATATACCCGAGCACCTGCAGGACCAATTCCGCTTCACCCAGGGGCAGTACCTGGTCATGCGTACCCAGCTGGATAACGAAGAAGTCCGCCGCTCCTACTCCATCTGCAGCGCGGTGCAGGACGGCGAGCTGCGTGTGGCCGTCAAACGTGTGCCAGGCGGGCGTTTTTCGGCGTTTGCAAACGAAGTGCTCAAGGCCGGCCAGCAGCTGGAAGTGATGCCGCCATCGGGCAGCTTCTTCGTGCCGCTGGACCCGACTCGCCAGGGCAATTACCTGGGAGTGGCGGCCGGCAGTGGCATTACGCCGATTCTGTCGATCATTGCCACGACCCTGGCCAGCGAGCCGAACAGCCGCTTCACCTTGCTGTATGGCAACCGTTCCAGCTCGGGCGCGCTGTTTCGCGACAAGCTCGAAGACCTGAAAAACACCTACCTCGACCGCCTGAACCTGATTTTCGTGTTCAGCCGCGAACAACAGGACGTTGACCTGTACAACGGCCGCATCGACGCCGACAAGTGCGGCCAGCTGTTCTCGCGCTGGCTGGACGTGCCCGGCCTGGACGCCGCATTCATCTGCGGCCCGCAGGCAATGACCGAAACGGTGCGTGACAGCTTGCAAGCCAACGGCCTGGAAAAACAGCGTATCCATTTCGAGCTGTTCGCCGCTGCCGGCAACGAAGCCCGACGCGAGGCCCGCGAAGCTGCGCGCCAGGTGGACGCGGCGCTCAGCCATATCACCGTGATCAGCGACGGCCGCGCGCTGACCTTCGACCTGCCGCGCAACACCCAGAACGTGCTGGACGCCGGCAACGCCATCGGCGCCGAGCTGCCCTACTCGTGCAAGGCCGGCGTGTGCTCCACCTGCAAGTGCCGAGTGATCGAGGGCGAAGTGGAAATGGACAGCAACCATGCCCTTGAAGACTACGAAGTGGCGGCCGGGTACGTGCTGTCGTGCCAGACCTACCCGGTGAGCGACAAGGTGGTGCTCGATTTCGACCAGCTTTGACACCGCGTCGCCTGTTTCGCGGGCGCGCCCGCTCCCACAGGGATCGCACAAAGGCGAAGAGCAACGCCTTACCTGTGGGAGCGGGCAAGCCCGCGAAGAGGCCATCAGCAACACCGCAACACCCGCGTGACCTCAACAAAACAATTACAACACCCAGAGATCGCAACCCATGACACCCGAACGCATAGAAAGCATCGCCAACCACCCCGACTTCCAGCACCTGGTGCGGCGCAAGCGCCGTCTCAATGGCAGCCTGACCCTGGCCATGCTGGTGATCTACTACGGCTTCGTCCTGCTGGTGGCGTTCTCGCCCAGCACATTGGGCCAGTCCCTCAGCGGCGGCGTGACCACTGTCGGCATGCTGGTGGGCGTGCTGATGGTGCTGCTGTCCTTCGCCCTTACCGGCATCTATGTGCACCGCGCCAACAACGTGCTCGACCCGCTCAACGACAAGGTCAAGCAGGAGTGCGCACAATGAACTGGACCGCCATTTCGATGTTCATGGTGTTCGTCTGCTTCACGCTGATGGTCACCCGCTGGGCTGCCATGCGCACCCGCTCAGCCAGCGACTTCTACACCGCTGGCGGGGGCTGACCGGTATGCAGAACGGCCTGGCGATCGCCGGTGACATGATCAGCGCCGCGTCGTTCCTGGGTATTTCCGCGATGATGTTCATGAACGGCTACGACGGCCTGCTGTATGCCCTGGGCGTACTGGCCGGTTGGCCGATCATCCTGTTCCTGATTGCAGAGCGCCTGCGCAACCTGGGCAAGTACACTTTCGCCGACGTGGTCAGCTACCGCCTGGCGCAAACCCCGGTGCGCCTGACCTCGGCCTTTGGCACCCTGGTGGTGGCGTTGATGTACCTGGTGGCGCAGATGGTCGGCGCCGGCAAGCTGATCGAGCTGCTGTTCGGCATCAGCTACCTGTACGCCGTGATGCTGGTCGGTGTGCTGATGGTCGCCTATGTCACCTTCGGCGGCATGCTTGCCACCACCTGGGTGCAGATCATCAAGGCCGTAATGCTGCTGTCGGGCACCAGCTTCATGGCCTTCATGGTGCTCAAGCACTTTGGTTTCAGCACCGAAGCGATGTTTGCCAGCGCCGTGGCCGTGCATGCCAAGGGCCAGGCGATCATGGCCCCGGGCGGCTTGCTGTCAAACCCAGTGGACGCGATTTCTCTCGGTTTAGGCATGATGTTCGGCACCGCCGGCCTGCCGCATATTCTGATGCGCTTCTTCACCGTCAGTGATGCCAAGGAAGCACGCAAGAGCGTGTTCTACGCCACTGGCTTCATCGGTTACTTCTACCTGCTGCTGATCATTGTCGGCTTTGGCGCCATCGTGATGGTTGGCACCGAGCCGTCCTACCGCGATGCCACCGGCGCCATCATCGGCGGCGGCAACATGGTCGCCGTGCACTTGGCCCAGGCCGTGGGTGGCAACCTGTTCCTCGGCTTCATCTCTGCCGTGGCTTTCGCCACCATCCTGGCCGTGGTCGCCGGCCTGGCGCTGTCCGGGGCATCGGCGGTCTCCCACGATCTGTATGCCTGCGTGATGCGCAAAGGCAAGGCGACCGAGCAAGAGGAAATGCGCGTGTCGCGTGTTGCCACGCTGGTCATCGGCCTGCTTGCGGTGATCCTCGGCCTGATGTTCGAGTCGCAGAACATCGCCTTCCTCTCCGGCCTGGTGCTGGCGGTAGCCGCCTCGGTCAACTTCCCGGTGCTGCTGCTCTCGATGTTCTGGAAAGGCCTGACCACCCGCGGCGCGGTGTGCGGCAGCATGGCCGGCCTGGTCTCGGCGGTGCTGTTGGTCGTGCTGGGCCCAGCAGTGTGGGTCAACGTGTTGCACAACGAGACGGCGCTGTTCCCCTACAGCAACCCGGCACTGTTCTCCATGAGCCTGGCCTTCCTCAGTGCCTGGGTGTTCTCGGTTACCGACAGCTCCGAACGTGCCGTCGAGGAACGTGGCCGCTACCTGGGCCAGTTCATCCGCTCCATGACCGGCATCGGCGCTGCCGGCGCCAGCAAGCACTGATTTCAAGGACGAACAACCATGTCGGGTAAAACAACAACAATGAACCGCACGCACTTCATGTCAGCCGCCTGGCTGGCCACCCTCGCCCTGCCAATGCCGGCGCTGGCGGACTTCATCGGCGACAGCCATGCACGCCTGGAGCTGCGCAACCACTACATCAACCGCGACTTCCGCCAAAGCAATGCGCCCCAGGCCAAGGCCGAGGAATGGGGCCAGGGCTTCACCGCCAAGCTGGAGTCGGGCTTCACCGAAGGCCCCGTCGGCTTTGGCGTCGACGCCATGGGCCAGTTGGGCATCAAGCTCGACTCCAGCCGGGACCGTCGCAACACCGGCCTGTTGCCCTTCGGCCCGAACAGCCATGAACCCGTCGACGACTACAGTGAGTTGGGCCTGACCGGCAAGGTGCGGGTGTCCAAAAGCACCTTGCGCCTGGGCACCTTGCAGCCGATTCTGCCGGTGGTGGTGTACAACGACACCCGACTGCTGGCATCCACCTTCCAGGGTGGCCTGCTGACCAGCCAGGACCTCGAAGGCCTTACTTTCAATGGCGGCCGCCTGACCAAGGCCAACCTGCGCGATTCCTCGGGCCGCGATGACATCGGCTACGGCGCCGCGACCAGCGACCACCTGGACTTTGGTGGTGGTAGCTACGCCATCACCCCGCAAACCAGCGTCAGCTACTACTACGCCAAGCTTGAGGACATCTATCGCCAGCAGTTCGTCGGCCTGATCGATACCCGCCCATTGAGTGAAGGGGTGAGCCTGCGCAGCGACCTGCGCTATTTCGACAGCCGCAATGATGGCGCCGAGCGTGCCGGCAACATCGATAACCGCAACTTCAACGCCATGTTCACCCTGGGTGTACGGGCGCACAAGTTCACCGCCACCTGGCAGCAGATGTCCGGTGACAGCGCCTTCCCGTTCGTCAACGGTGGCGACCCGTTCACCGTCAACCTGGTCACCTACAACACCTTCACCCGGGCCGGGCTGGACTCGTGGCAAGTGCGCTACGACTACGATTTCGTTGCCATGGGTATCCCTGGCCTGAGCTTCATGTCCCGTTACACCGACGGCCGTCATGCGCAAACCGCCACCGTCAGCAATGGCCGCGAGCGCGAGCGCGATACCGACATCACCTATGTCATCCAGAGCGGCCCGTTCAAAGACGTCAGCCTGCGCTGGCGCAACGTCACCTTCCGCTCCGGCAATGGCCTGACCAACGCCGTGGACGAGAACCGCCTGATCATCGGTTACACCCTGGCGCTGTGGTAACAGCGCCCCCCTCACATTTGAACAGCATGGAGAACAGCATGTCTGCCGCCCCTACTCTGCAAAGTTTCATCGCCGGCCGTTGGCTCGGCCAGCACGGCGCCCAGGCCCTGCGCAGCGCCCTTGACGGCCACGTGCTGGCCTACAGCCATGAAGAGCGCCCGGACTTCGCCGAAGCTGTGGATTACGCGCGAGCGCGGGGGCTGGCCTCGCTGATGGGCATGGACTTCCAGCAGCGCGCCCAACGCCTCAAAGCCCTGGCCCTGTATTTGGCCGAACGCAAGGAGCAGCTCTACGCGCTGTCCCACCACAGCGGTGCAACCCGTGCCGACAGCTGGATCGACATCGAAGGCGGCAACGCCACGCTGTTTTCCTATGCCGGCATCGGCAGCCGCGAGCTTCCATCAGGCAACCTGGTGCACGAAGGCCCAGCCATCCCGTTGGGCAAGCAAGGCCACTTTGCCGGCAGCCATATTCTGGTGCCGCGTGCAGGCGTTGCGGTGCACATCAACGCGTTCAACTTCCCCATCTGGGGCATGCTGGAAAAATTCGCCCCGACCTTCCTGGCCGGCATGCCATGTATCGTCAAGCCAGCGACCTCGACCAGTTACCTGACCGAAGCCGTGGTGCGCCTGATGAATGCCTCCGGCCTGCTGCCCGAAGGCAGTCTGCAACTGGTGATCGGCAGTACCGGCGACCTGCTCGACCGCCTGCAAGGCCAGGACGTGGTGACCTTCACCGGTTCCGCCGACACGGCCGCCAAATTGCGTGTCACGCCGAACCTTGTACGCAATTCGGTACCGTTCACGGCTGAAGCCGACTCGCTGAACTGCGCCATTCTTGGCCCGGACGTAACCCCGGACAGCGAAGAGTTCGACCTTTACATCAAGGAGGTGGTGCGTGAAATGACCACCAAGGCCGGGCAGAAATGCACCGCCATCCGCCGCGCCATCGTGCCGGCCAAGCATTTGGACGCGGTCGCCACGCGCCTACGCGAGCGGTTGAGCAAAGTCGTGATCGGTGACCCGTCGGTGGAAGGCGTGCGCATGGGCGCCCTGGCCTCCCACGATCAGCAGCACGACGTGGCCGAGCGCGTGCGCAGCTTGCTGCAAAGCTGTGACCAATTGTTCGGCGCCAGCGACGGCTTTGCCCCGCGTGGCGAGGGCGTGGCCGAGGGCGCCTTCTTCGCCCCGACTCTGCTGCAAGCCCGCGACCCGCATGCCGAAGGTGGCGCCCACGATATCGAAGCGTTCGGCCCGGTCAGCACGCTAATGGCCTATGACGACCTCGACGAGGCCTTGGCGCTGGCGGCGCGTGGCAAAGGCAGCCTGGTGGCGACCCTGGTTACCGCCGACCGCAGCGTGGCTGCCAAGGCAATCCCGGCGGCGGCTGCCTGGCATGGCCGCCTGCTGGTGCTCGACAGCGAGGCCGCCAAGGAATCCACCGGCCACGGCTCGCCACTGCCGCAGCTCAAGCACGGCGGCCCGGGCCGGGCCGGTGGTGGTGAAGAGCTGGGTGGCCTGCGGGCCGTCAAGCACTACCTGCAGCGCGCCGCCATACAAGGTTCGCCGAGCATGCTCACGGCGGTCACCGGCGAATACGTGCGTGGTGGTGAAGTGATCGAAACCGAAGTGCACCCGTTCCGCCGCTACTTCGAGCAACTGCGCATCGGCGAGTCGCTGCTCACCCATCGGCGCACTGTGACGGAAGCTGACCTGGTCAATTTCGGCTGCCTGTCGGGCGACCATTTCTACATGCACT
Protein-coding regions in this window:
- the paaA gene encoding 1,2-phenylacetyl-CoA epoxidase subunit PaaA, giving the protein MYAQLVETGVKRVKSLEEMSPEERNFQEKIDAEIKIEAKNWMPEAYRQTLIRQISQHAHSEIVGMLPEGNWVTRAPSLKRKLQLMAKIQDEAGHGLYLYSAMETLGADRDEEVAKLHSGKAKYSSIFNYPTLSWADMGAVGWLVDGAAIVNQVVLQRTSYGPYSRAMIRICKEESFHQRQGYEMLLTMMRHGTQAQKDMVQDAINRLWWPALMMFGPSDEHSPNSAQSMAWKIKRQTNDELRQRFIDQTVPQLELLGCTAPDPELKWNAERGHYDFGEIQWDEFYEVIKGNGPCNLERVATRRNAIESGAWVREAAVAYARKQQNKNAA
- the paaB gene encoding 1,2-phenylacetyl-CoA epoxidase subunit PaaB, giving the protein MSVWTLYEVFVRSKHGLNHKHVGSVHAADAAMAIENARELYTRRSEGVSLWVVPSALITASSPDEKDPLFAPSDDKVYRHASFYELPDEVGHM
- the paaC gene encoding 1,2-phenylacetyl-CoA epoxidase subunit PaaC; protein product: MHKEALIPYLLLLGDSALVQGQRLCEWCGRAPAIEEELALMNVGLDLVGQARNWLEYAAELLDDGRDADALALRRDERAYRNLLLVEQPNGDFAVTMTKQFLYDAWHFAVLQGLVESSDARVAGIAAKALKEVTYHLRRSSEWVQRLGDGTEESRQRMLAAIPSLWRFTVELTTGSDNEVHLAEAGIGANPAAVGAAWLQQVTTTFTSVELPLPKAASHFYLDGRKGLHTEHLGLLLAEMQFLPRAYPDATW
- the paaD gene encoding 1,2-phenylacetyl-CoA epoxidase subunit PaaD, with translation MQPGELIAGDRGARALQGGDLARAWAVLGQVMDPEVPVVSVVDLGIVRDLDWRAGHLHLVVTPTYSGCPATEVIEGDIRQALEQAGFAAPALERRLTPAWSTDWITELGRERLRAYGIAPPQGSASKRSLLGEAPQVCCPQCGSTHTELLSQFGSTACKALYRCRECLEPFDYFKCI
- the paaE gene encoding 1,2-phenylacetyl-CoA epoxidase subunit PaaE gives rise to the protein MSQFHSLTIKQVRNETRDAVSIAFDIPEHLQDQFRFTQGQYLVMRTQLDNEEVRRSYSICSAVQDGELRVAVKRVPGGRFSAFANEVLKAGQQLEVMPPSGSFFVPLDPTRQGNYLGVAAGSGITPILSIIATTLASEPNSRFTLLYGNRSSSGALFRDKLEDLKNTYLDRLNLIFVFSREQQDVDLYNGRIDADKCGQLFSRWLDVPGLDAAFICGPQAMTETVRDSLQANGLEKQRIHFELFAAAGNEARREAREAARQVDAALSHITVISDGRALTFDLPRNTQNVLDAGNAIGAELPYSCKAGVCSTCKCRVIEGEVEMDSNHALEDYEVAAGYVLSCQTYPVSDKVVLDFDQL
- a CDS encoding DUF485 domain-containing protein, whose amino-acid sequence is MTPERIESIANHPDFQHLVRRKRRLNGSLTLAMLVIYYGFVLLVAFSPSTLGQSLSGGVTTVGMLVGVLMVLLSFALTGIYVHRANNVLDPLNDKVKQECAQ
- a CDS encoding OprD family porin yields the protein MNRTHFMSAAWLATLALPMPALADFIGDSHARLELRNHYINRDFRQSNAPQAKAEEWGQGFTAKLESGFTEGPVGFGVDAMGQLGIKLDSSRDRRNTGLLPFGPNSHEPVDDYSELGLTGKVRVSKSTLRLGTLQPILPVVVYNDTRLLASTFQGGLLTSQDLEGLTFNGGRLTKANLRDSSGRDDIGYGAATSDHLDFGGGSYAITPQTSVSYYYAKLEDIYRQQFVGLIDTRPLSEGVSLRSDLRYFDSRNDGAERAGNIDNRNFNAMFTLGVRAHKFTATWQQMSGDSAFPFVNGGDPFTVNLVTYNTFTRAGLDSWQVRYDYDFVAMGIPGLSFMSRYTDGRHAQTATVSNGRERERDTDITYVIQSGPFKDVSLRWRNVTFRSGNGLTNAVDENRLIIGYTLALW
- the paaZ gene encoding phenylacetic acid degradation bifunctional protein PaaZ, coding for MSAAPTLQSFIAGRWLGQHGAQALRSALDGHVLAYSHEERPDFAEAVDYARARGLASLMGMDFQQRAQRLKALALYLAERKEQLYALSHHSGATRADSWIDIEGGNATLFSYAGIGSRELPSGNLVHEGPAIPLGKQGHFAGSHILVPRAGVAVHINAFNFPIWGMLEKFAPTFLAGMPCIVKPATSTSYLTEAVVRLMNASGLLPEGSLQLVIGSTGDLLDRLQGQDVVTFTGSADTAAKLRVTPNLVRNSVPFTAEADSLNCAILGPDVTPDSEEFDLYIKEVVREMTTKAGQKCTAIRRAIVPAKHLDAVATRLRERLSKVVIGDPSVEGVRMGALASHDQQHDVAERVRSLLQSCDQLFGASDGFAPRGEGVAEGAFFAPTLLQARDPHAEGGAHDIEAFGPVSTLMAYDDLDEALALAARGKGSLVATLVTADRSVAAKAIPAAAAWHGRLLVLDSEAAKESTGHGSPLPQLKHGGPGRAGGGEELGGLRAVKHYLQRAAIQGSPSMLTAVTGEYVRGGEVIETEVHPFRRYFEQLRIGESLLTHRRTVTEADLVNFGCLSGDHFYMHFDEIAAKESQFGKRIAHGYFVLSAAAGLFVSPGAGPVLANYGLDTLRFINPVGIGDTIQARLTCKRKIDQGKTSPLGQPQGVVAWDVEVTNQLGELVASYDILTLVLKKPQ